One stretch of Acropora muricata isolate sample 2 chromosome 12, ASM3666990v1, whole genome shotgun sequence DNA includes these proteins:
- the LOC136893543 gene encoding uncharacterized protein → MFSKKRQRQSYQCAFAGPRRSSASRALMYLPRRRFSFSSSECFLEKNPCAALGAWFLGPNGENADIFQDLLTKAVNSHISFRRSYFPCDPPYITSELRQSGSFKSALKNLKTELESLQNDLGNSVPFFSSRYKGHVNWDTNMPANLGYISAMLFNQNNCCAESSTVTTKFEVEVGNDLCVMMGYEKDRCMGHLTSGGTTANIEAIWAARNVKYFPLGLQEALLKEDRLSKARGYKVPIPQRGSKKEVVSASQWELLNLDVESILKMPLEVEAMTKLQHQEFMEIMENYLYESIGALEFTRRHKLTKTPCVMVPRTSHVSFSKAVTMLGLGRDCLVTVKMDEDARMDTNDLKTILTEKMQQEIPVITVVPVMGTTEEGAVDPLTEILALKDEFKKQGLNFGVHADGAWGGYFCSMMRDPPHSSDSPDTEQEGFVPEMYLSTYVQKQLSALQYCDTVTVDPHKSGFCPYPAGAICYRDKVMNSFLQAGAGVAYLHGKRTLGDVGVEGSKPGAAAAGVMLANRVIGLHKNGYGRILAECMFTSKIVYCLWVTLAKEDDNFVIQTTKPLPKFKNWSEQEQIRFIRERILGKSNERLVQDEEVMEYLKEVGPDTLMPCFSVNIKGNKNVELCNAVNTALFQSLRHTSDEHTAHRIPLIVTASCKIPYKQSVAVSDFKKRLGLESSNDTPVKFIITTCMDPWATSLEFLDNMAAIMRNSILCAIGSVTDPISSHTFVTTGVVNENCEVLACYVADFNEAGKQYDTIVKLQFESDDDVNNFISKHAQLLKLSKQPSPPIVLRSDTKKRLHDVFFEKSEYSGEEETFHCFAGLSGNDDDNLHPFLTAKMKIIDVPRYEHFDQDEYPECLSYFMCGDGKKAFLFHVPTKAPDFFQVIQLDAVPEGVGSEVATDLLLKYGVEIEIPSIRGEPCIIDGVIQDPLPDDAFDISFVGIDGQEVISSVKIAHKIWFSGTY, encoded by the exons ATGTTTTCAAAGAAGCGGCAAAGACAAAGTTACCAATGCGCCTTCGCTGGACCACGGCGTTCTAGTGCATCAAGAGCGCTCATGTACTTACCACGACGTCGGTTCTCCTTCAGTAGCAGCGAGTGTTTCTTGGAGAAAAATCCCTGCGCCGCCTTAGGCGCCTGGTTTCTGGGACCCAATGGTGAAAACGCGGATATATTTCAGGATCTTTTGACAAAGGCTGTGAACTCCCATATTAGCTTTCGTCGAAG ttattttccCTGTGATCCTCCTTATATCACGAGCGAGTTACGTCAGTCAGGATCCTTTAAAAGCGCCTTGAAAAATCTAAAAACAGAACTGGAAAGTTTGCAAAACGATTTAGGAAATTCTGTGCCATTTTTCAGTTCCAGATACAAG GGTCACGTAAATTGGGATACTAACATGCCAGCCAACCTTGGCTACATATCTGCAATGCttttcaatcaaaacaactgCTGCGCCGAGTCCTCCACCGTTACCACCAAATTCGAAGTAGAAGTAGGAAACGATTTGTGTGTTATGATGGGATACGAAAAGGACAGATGCATGGGACATTTGACGAGTGGAGGGACTACAGCAAACATTGAGGCAATTTGGGCAGCAAGAAATGTCAAGTATTTTCCATTAGGATTACAAGAAGCATTGTTAAAGGAGGACAGACTATCTAAGGCCAGAGGATACAAG GTCCCCATCCCACAAAGAGGAAGCAAAAAAGAAGTAGTAAGCGCTTCTCAGTGGGAACTTCTCAATCTTGATGTGGAAAGTATTTTAAAGATGCCACTTGAAGTAGAGGCGATGACTAAACTTCAGCACCAGGAATTTATGGAGATCATGGAAAATTATCTTTATGAGTCTATAGGTGCACTGGAATTCACCCGACGACATAAACTGACAAAGACGCCCTGTGTCATGGTTCCAAGAACCTCACACGTTTCTTTTTCCAAGGCAGTAACAATGCTAGGACTGGGGCGAGACTGCCTCGTCACAGTGAAAATGGATGAAGATGCCCGAATGGACACCAATG ATTTGAAGACTATCCTCACGGAGAAAATGCAGCAGGAGATTCCCGTCATTACTGTGGTTCCTGTCATGGGAACAACCGAAGAAGGTGCCGTGGATCCCCTAACTGAAATTCTGGCcttgaaagatgaatttaaaAAGCAA GGCCTTAATTTTGGTGTACATGCGGATGGAGCTTGGGGAGGATATTTTTGCAGCATGATGCGTGACCCACCTCACAGCTCCGATTCACCAGACACAGAACAGGAAGGTTTCGTACCCGAGATGTACTTGAGCACCTACGTCCAAAAGCAGTTATCCGCGCTCCAGTACTGCGATACCGTTACTGTCGATCCCCACAAGTCGGGCTTTTGTCCCTACCCAGCTGGAGCGATTTGCTACCGCGATAAAGTCATGAACAGTTTCCTACAAGCTGGGGCGGGGGTCGCATATCTTCATGGCAAAAGGACTCTTGGAGACGTTGGTGTAGAGGGATCCAAACCCGGAGCGGCAGCTGCTGGAGTTATGCTTGCCAACAGG GTCATTGGCCTTCATAAGAATGGATATGGCCGTATTCTAGCTGAATGCATGTTTACATCCAAGATTGTGTACTGCCTATGGGTTACGCTCGCTAAAGAAGACGATAACTTTGTCATCCAAACAACTAAACCTCTTCCTAAATTCAAAAACTGGTCGGAACAAGAACAGATCAGATTTATAAGGGAACGGATCCTGGGAAAATCCAACGAACGACTTGTTCAG gaCGAAGAGGTTATGGAGTACCTCAAAGAGGTTGGACCAGACACATTGATGCCTTGTTTCTCTGTAAACATCAAAGGAAACAAGAATGTTGAATTATGCAATGCAGTAAACACGGCGCTCTTCCAAAGCCTTCGCCACACATCAGATGAGCATACAGCTCATCGCATTCCGTTGATCGTTACAGCATCATGTAAGATTCCATACAAACAAAGTGTTGCCGTGAGTGATTTCAAGAAAAGACTTGGG TTGGAATCCAGTAATGACACGCCTGTTAAATTTATCATTACAACTTGCATGGATCCCTGGGCAACATCTCTGGAGTTTTTGGACAACATGGCTGCAATTATGAGAAACAGCATACTTTGTGCTATTGGATCG GTCACTGATCCTATTTCTTCCCACACGTTTGTGACTACCGGCGTGGTCAATGAAAACTGCGAGGTGTTGGCTTGTTATGTGGCCGACTTTAACGAAGCCGGCAAGCAATACGACACAATTGTAAAACTTCAATTTGAGTCTGATGATGACGTCAATAACTTCATCTCCAAGCATGCGCAGTTATTAAAGTTGAGCAAACAGCCCTCGCCACCGATTGTCTTAAGAAGCGACACGAAGAAGAGGTTACACGACGTCTTTTTCGAGAAATCCGAGTATTCTGGCGAGGAAGAGACATTTCATTGCTTTGCTGGTCTTTCTGGCAACGATGATGACAATCTTCATCCTTTCTTGACAGCAAAAATGAAGATAATTGACGTTCCACGCTACGAGCATTTTGATCAAGATGAATACCCAGAGTGCCTATCCTACTTTATGTGTGGCGACGGAAAGAAAGCCTTTCTATTTCACGTTCCTACAAAAGCCCCTGATTTCTTTCAG